The Lagenorhynchus albirostris chromosome 6, mLagAlb1.1, whole genome shotgun sequence genome includes a window with the following:
- the G6PC2 gene encoding glucose-6-phosphatase 2 isoform X1 has protein sequence MDFLHRNGVLIIQRLQKDYRAYYSFLNFMSNVGDPRNIFSIYFPLWFQLNQAVGTKMIWVAVVGDWFNLIFKWILFGHRPYWWVQETQIYPNHSSPCLEQFPTTCETGPGSPSGHAMGSSCVWYVMVTAALGHTISRMDKSFTTLHRLTWSFLWSLFWLIQISVCISRVFIATHFPHQVILGVIGGMLVAEAFEHTPRIQTASLSTYLKTNLFLFLFALGFYLLLRLLDIDLLWSVPIAKKWCANPDWIHIDTTPFAGLVRNLGVLFGLGFAINSEMFLRSCRGENGYRLSFRLLCTLASLTTLQLYHFVKIPTHTEYLFYMLSFCKSASIPLTVVALIPYCIHMLMKPSEKKIN, from the exons ATGGATTTCCTTCATAGGAACGGAGTGCTCATTATTCAGCGTTTGCAGAAGGACTACCGAGCTTACTacagttttctaaattttatgtcCAATGTTGGAGATCCCCGGAatatcttttctatttattttccactTTGGTTTCAACTTAATCAGGCAGTTGGAACCAAGATGATATGGGTAGCAGTCGTTGGGGATTGGttcaatcttatttttaaatg gATATTATTTGGTCATCGGCCTTACTGGTGGGTCCAAGAAACTCAGATTTACCCAAATCACTCAAGTCCATGCCTTGAACAGTTCCCCACTACGTGTGAAACAGGTCCAG GAAGTCCATCTGGCCATGCAATGGGCTCATCATGTGTCTGGTATGTCATGGTGACAGCTGCCCTGGGCCACACCATCAGTCGGATGGATAAGTCATTCACCACTCTGCACAG ACTCACCTGGTCATTTCTTTGGAGTCTTTTTTGGTTGATTCAAATCAGTGTCTGCATCTCCAGAGTATTCATAGCAACACATTTTCCTCATCAAGTTATTCTTGGAGTAATTGGTG GCATGCTTGTGGCAGAGGCCTTTGAACACACTCCAAGGATCCAAACGGCCAGCCTGAGCACATACTTGAAGACcaacctcttcctcttcctgtttgCACTTGGCTTTTACCTGCTTCTCAGACTGCTTGACATTGACCTGCTGTGGTCTGTGCCCATAGCCAAGAAGTGGTGTGCCAACCCTGACTGGATCCACATTGACACCACGCCTTTTGCTGGACTCGTGAGAAACCTTGGGGTCCTCTTTGGCTTGGGCTTTGCAATCAACTCGGAGATGTTCCTTAGGAGCTGCAGAGGGGAAAACGGCTATAGGCTGAGCTTCCGGCTGCTCTGCACCCTGGCCTCGTTGACCACATTGCAGCTCTACCATTTCGTCAAGATCCCGACTCACACGGAGTATTTATTTTACATGCTGTCTTTCTGTAAAAGTGCGTCCATCCCACTGACTGTGGTTGCCCTGATTCCCTACTGTATTCATATGTTAATGAAACCAAGtgaaaaaaagattaattag
- the G6PC2 gene encoding glucose-6-phosphatase 2 isoform X2: protein MDFLHRNGVLIIQRLQKDYRAYYSFLNFMSNVGDPRNIFSIYFPLWFQLNQAVGTKMIWVAVVGDWFNLIFKWILFGHRPYWWVQETQIYPNHSSPCLEQFPTTCETGPGSPSGHAMGSSCVWYVMVTAALGHTISRMDKSFTTLHRHACGRGL, encoded by the exons ATGGATTTCCTTCATAGGAACGGAGTGCTCATTATTCAGCGTTTGCAGAAGGACTACCGAGCTTACTacagttttctaaattttatgtcCAATGTTGGAGATCCCCGGAatatcttttctatttattttccactTTGGTTTCAACTTAATCAGGCAGTTGGAACCAAGATGATATGGGTAGCAGTCGTTGGGGATTGGttcaatcttatttttaaatg gATATTATTTGGTCATCGGCCTTACTGGTGGGTCCAAGAAACTCAGATTTACCCAAATCACTCAAGTCCATGCCTTGAACAGTTCCCCACTACGTGTGAAACAGGTCCAG GAAGTCCATCTGGCCATGCAATGGGCTCATCATGTGTCTGGTATGTCATGGTGACAGCTGCCCTGGGCCACACCATCAGTCGGATGGATAAGTCATTCACCACTCTGCACAG GCATGCTTGTGGCAGAGGCCTTTGA